A genomic stretch from Xiphophorus maculatus strain JP 163 A chromosome 16, X_maculatus-5.0-male, whole genome shotgun sequence includes:
- the gadd45gip1 gene encoding growth arrest and DNA damage-inducible proteins-interacting protein 1, with translation MAASILVQRTAAFCGTLKGASLSRAILPANCRCEFVLQAASYNPKPLWLNLRDPYVPDKESNKTPEWQKTSRYDRKLFGRYGSASGIAPASLWPSAEELEKIVAEEKEWHPPLEVLLKNIEARETEETEKRLAKEKLIAANMAKMPKMVEDWRREKREAKQKLKEEKERKTKLLAEARERFGYNVDPRSPKFLEMVAEIEKEEKKKRKLLKRRQKEEQAAAPPAAQP, from the exons ATGGCGGCGTCCATCCTGGTGCAGAGGACGGCAGCGTTCTGTGGGACCTTAAAGGGAGCTTCCCTGTCCAGAGCCATCCTTCCCGCGAACTGCCGCTGTGAGTTTGTGTTGCAGGCCGCAAGCTACAACCCCAAGCCGCTGTGGCTGAACCTCCGGGATCCCTACGTCCCCGACAAGGAGAGCAACAAAACTCCGGAGTGGCAGAAGACGTCTCGGTACGACAGGAAGCTGTTCGGCCGCTACGGCTCAGCCTCGGGCATCGCGCCCGCGTCTCTGTGGCCGTCTGCCGAGGAGCTGGAGAAGATTGTAGCGGAGGAAAAAGAGTGGCATCCACCTTTGGAAGTTTTACTGAAGAACATCGAGGCCAGAGAGACGGAGGAAACCGAGAAGCGGCTCGCGAA GGAGAAGCTCATAGCGGCGAACATGGCCAAGATGCCCAAGATGGTGGAAGACTGGCGCAGGGAAAAGCGCGAGGCCAAGCAGAagctgaaggaggagaaggagcgGAAAACCAAGCTGCTGGCCGAGGCACGGGAGCGCTTCGGTTACAACGTGGACCCCCGCAGCCCCAAGTTCCTGGAGATGGTCGCCGAGATAgagaaggaagagaagaagaaacggaAGCTGCTGAAGCGCAGACAGAAGGAGGAGCAGGCTGCAGCGCCCCCGGCTGCCCAGCCCTAG